The genomic window GAGCACTCCAGCGGGGCGCTCCGGCGCCAGCGGGGGTCTCAGTCACCGGGGCCCTCCAGACGCAGGCTCATCCCGACGGTGCGCGGTGCCCTGTCCTCGAAGCCGTGACGCGCGTACAGGGGCTGGCCGGGACCGTCGGCCATGAGGCTCACGTAGGCGCCCGGGGGAGCGGAGGCGCGGATGGTGTCCAGCAGGTGCTCGAGGACGGCGCTTCCCAGGCCCTGACGCTGGTGCTCGGGCAGCACGGCCATGTCGATCACGTGGAAGTACCACCCGCCGTCCCCGATCACACGGCCCATGCCCACCGTGGCCCCGCTCTGGACGTGGCGCACGTGCACGGCGGCCCACGCACCCGCAATGCCGGCCTCGGCCTGCTCGCGGGTCTTGGGGTGCATGCCGGTGTCCCGGCGCAGTGCGAGGTAGTCGACCACGGAGGGCGGACCCTCCAGCAGGGTGTATCCGGGACGAACGTCGGTCATGGGACCATCCTGGCCCACCCGTCCGACATGCGCAGCGGCGGTGCCCGTGCGGCCGGGCCCTATGCTGGTCCCCGGACAGCGGCGGACACGGTCAGAGGAGGCGGCACCCGGTGGAGCTCGAGGCGGAGGCCGTGTTCGACGTCGTGGACCTGCTGGGCGTGCTCACCAACGGCATCCTGGGCGGGGTGGTGGCCCGGCAGCTGCGCATGGACCTCGTGGGGTTCGTGGTGCTCGCGATCGTCTCGGGACTGGGCGGCGGCATGCTGCGCGACACCCTCCTGCAGCAGGGGTTCCCCGTGGCGCTGACCAATCCCGCGTAC from Kocuria rhizophila DC2201 includes these protein-coding regions:
- a CDS encoding GNAT family N-acetyltransferase gives rise to the protein MTDVRPGYTLLEGPPSVVDYLALRRDTGMHPKTREQAEAGIAGAWAAVHVRHVQSGATVGMGRVIGDGGWYFHVIDMAVLPEHQRQGLGSAVLEHLLDTIRASAPPGAYVSLMADGPGQPLYARHGFEDRAPRTVGMSLRLEGPGD